The Culex quinquefasciatus strain JHB chromosome 2, VPISU_Cqui_1.0_pri_paternal, whole genome shotgun sequence genome contains the following window.
TAGACTTTTATCTTAGATTTGTTCTCCGAAACTTACCGTGGATCTGGATACCCTGTTAATATATAATTCTGACTTCTGGATTGAATACGCGAGAGACAGTTTTTATTATCAATTCCAAAATGgatcaaatttaattatgtGTAGATAGAGTTATCTTTTTatgataacatttttatttgtccaCGTTGGGggatggtcattttcattatcgAGTACGACGGGACAAAGAAAGGGTTTACGACTAGGTTTAGagtcaattttatgaattttcaaaaattaagtttGTGTAAGTTAAGGGCAAAAGTCACTGTTTGTTTactaaataatgttttcaaacctATAGGTTCTTGAAATCTTTGACACTTTCTAGCAAGTGTTTAGCCAAGCGAATTACCTTACTAACCgttaaagaattttgaaattttcctaaaataaaggagaatgggcgaatttggtccaagaatgtacacgaacggaaccaacttttttcgaaagatctcgccgagacatgaaaaaaagtcttctggaccaactctctaaaccctggggttcaaaagttacatgctgttgaagtttgagcattttgagtaaaaatatacaaaaaatcggatttttgctatttctaaaatcatttataaaatctctgtttcattatggatttcgattttcttgacttcattcgatgcgtatcagcaaaaactatgaattctgaTATATCTTAGCATGATTAAACATAATTtcacttgtttttatccgtttgaaccgtttttgcaagaggcatccgatagaaacaagtcgaaacttcaaggttttgaaaacgGATCCGACCCAAACTTcttcagtgagtatgaaaggcttcagtgaaatgttgtaataacttattgggatggtctgagtcatccgagaacttcttggagttaagaccggtgagtctaccgccgtaacaagcaagaggtcgacggtttttgaccccgtaacatacccgcatagcttcagtcagtatggtagactgctttgttaatgtgttgggatgtctttggtcatcctaggactccctggagttatgatctgtaggtctacggctgttacaaggactccctggaatggtccagaacatcccaacataacagcaatatagtctgccatactcacggaatctttgcggttatgatgcgcggttcaaaaaaaatatcttaactccagggagtcctaggatgaccaaagacatcttAACACATTAAggaagcagtctaccatactgactgaagctatgcgggtatgttccggggtcaaacaccgtcgacctcttgcttgttacgactgtagctccacagatcataactccagggagtccttggatgacccaggacatcctaacatattagcaaagtagtctaccacactcactgaagctatgcgggtatgttccgttgtcaaaaccggtcgacattttgcttgttacggtagtagacccacagatcttaactccagggagtcctaggagaacccaggacactccaatacatcagcatagtagtctaccatactcactgaagccatgcgggtatgatcagtggtcaaaaaccgccgacatcttgcttgttacggcggtagactcgccggtcttaactccaaggagttctcggatgactcagaccatcccaataagttattacaacattgcactgaagccttccatactcactgaagcagtctgggtcggatccggtttcaataccttgaagtttcgactttttttctatgggatgcctcttgtacaaacggttcaaacgtataaaaacaagagaaatcatgtttcaatcatgctaagacatattagaactcatagtttttgctgatacgcgtcgaatgaagtcaagatgagcaaaatccataataaaatggagattttataaatgattttagaaatagcaaaatacgatttttgtacattttacccaaaatgctcaaacttcaacatcatgtaacttttgaacccggggtttagagagttggtccggaAGACTTTTTTCATgactcggcgagatctttcggaaaaagttggtcccgttcgtgtacatccttggaccagctcccatacaaatttgcccattctcctttgcgGGAAGGTGCGTacattttgaatgcaaaaaaatcaaaaacataaaataacttttatttctgataatgcggaatcgacgtaacaccttataatctagccctcttaaaccttgcagtTTCGGCAACGGgttcacaggcgtgtatcgttcttttgcgacaagacttttttaatttctaataatattgattcaaaatcacagaaaaaatatcagcagaaatcgtaccaaaaataaaatttatgcaaaaatagtaATCTTTAATCCTCAAAATTAAACTTACGTTATATAAGTACTACTTTGttaaaataggtaaatttaccatattttatttttaatttaatctacgCTTTGTTTAACCATCAAGAACCATGTGTATGCTTAGGTACTttaggattttgttttattttgaaagtttaaaaatacgtttCCACTATAAGCGCCTCACATACCAGTTAGTGACTGTCAGCGCCCTAAAGTTAATGTATGCACTGTAGGCGCCCTCAGCCAAATGCGCATCTACCTAGCTCAAGCCCATCAAACACACCCCTGGGTTTTAGTTTGGGGAACGGGTTGAGAGTTCCTCGGGGAGTGAGGTGTGTCATAAAGTAGCaggaataaaatatttaatttgcatAATATGAGTTCGATGGGTCAAAATGTTTAGAGTGTGTTGGAACAAGattcagttgttttttttttaaatttcataaagatTTTAATTAAAGGAGTTGTCTGACTTTTATACACTTTTCGAAGCATTGTGTATGATTCATAACCCCTAACTACAGAAATTCATTGTTGAAAGGTTATgcttttcccgtgttcaggggATAATTTTTAGCAAGAATTTACATATCCATTTTTTCAGTGTCTTTATAAGTATATTGATTTTataagtaattttcaaaatatttcgcaGCAAAGTGTGCATCTGGGACATCAAAACAATTGTGCATTTCcctttttacataaaaagtaGGAGATATTGATTAAAACAGGGCCAAAGATGAAcccagaaaaatatgttttttcaaaacattttcaaagtcATATGAAGTTAGTAAAATCATCAAAGCTGATGGTTTTCAGAACAGTTAAAAGTTCTTCTTCACATTATTTTAAGGATTACAGAAATTGATTATAAATGGATTTCTgatgaatttttagatcgatgtCAGCCTACAGGTTGAGTTGGATCTTAGAGCAAGTTGGCCCAGAtctcaatatttaaattttctttttttcccgtttttccGAGGTCAAAAGGAATCTTCCCTGAaagtttttatatcaaattccAATGTTTTTCAATCTGACCTGactattgcattttttttttttttttttgatattttcatttCTCAGGATAAAAGAAAAAATTAACTGTCTAAAAAACTAGACagaatgtttgctttttttcaatgatttatttaaaataaataattatttattaaataaatatcaATGTTTTAATAGTCCTATAAAACTATGATCTATAAAAGTTTGTATTTATTAAAGGAAAtatagaaaactttttttttcaaaatttcatctaatGATCTAATGATGATTTCATCTAatgatataaatttaaatttaaaaaacgaattattttaattgattACGGAGTTCATTGATTTCAAATAGGtataaatcatatttttgtgtacattttcGTACTTTGATTCTAACAATTGgcacgcaaatttatgaaaaaagacTAGCATCATATTAaacatttacataaaaaaaataaaataaaaagttcattaggAAAATATGTCATACGATACTCAacagatagaaaaaaaatagttatttgaaTCTACTAGACAATATCGAGTTATTCATTAaggatataaaaaataatattaaaatggagaaaaaaacatatttaattgatttaagaaattttaatttaagaaatgttgatatctcagcaactaatgttccgattttcaatgttaaaatataaaacatttgtgaaattatctgaccgtttcgaaaaaaaaaattatttatttttcattcaagaccaatatttagattttttttttaaatctttattgttcaaaaattcattactcggtcaaagattttttggccATTCCagaaatttctggaaagttggcattttatgtcccttaaaacacatcaaaaaataaaaattaaaaatagtgtattctgaaaatcaagttttggtgacaaaaagttaaattaaaaatcacaaaaaaaatttaccgtgtatcatactTTTTCAGCgtagtctttatccatacctaaaactttgtcgaagacaccaaatcgatcaataaattccttccaaagatacagattttcgaattttcatatgtcatttttgtatggacagctgccaaatttgtatggaaaattatatatgcaaaatggcttctttgaaatcaaattttgaccaCCATTTTGAAAGTCAAATcttttttaaaagttatgtttggatgcattatttttagtttatttgatTGAGGAGTTGAGGAAGATTTTACTGGTGCTTTAAATAATTCTCTTGTTCGTCAATTAGGCCGATAAGATGATATCAAATgaaggaaaaaatataaataattcatcAAAGAACAAGTCCTCAAATCAGTGTCcccacaaaacatttttttattttcctgtgAAAGGCTTACAAAACTTTACGACAAGTGGCAATTGATAGTCCGTCCCACCACCCTTTAGAAGAAAAGCCAAGCTAAAGTTACGATTAGTCCacgcaaagaaaaaaaagttaacccTTCCCCAGAGTCCACTCCACCCGCAGGCAGGACACCCTTCGGAACCCCTCGAGGGAGCTTCCGGTTGTTCGCGCTGTCAGTTCGAATTAGCGCCGAAAATTACCTTTTGACGAGTGGCTTCCTCTAATTAAATAGAGATTTTTCCTCGCCAAAGTTCACACCCCTTTCTCACGCGAGACGACCAAGACGAAACAAGaggggacaaaaaaaacaactgtCCAAAGAAAAACGGGGGGAAAAAGGTTTTCCGCGTTTACAGCGTGTTCCAAGTTCTGACGAAGGAAGAAAAGGGGTTTTCTTTAGGACATTCACAAGACAAACTTGCTGCTCGGGGATTTGCCTTAACGCAAGTTTGAAGACTCTCCTTGTCCGCTAGTTAAACGCTAATAAAAGTCGCGTTTTATGAATTTAATATTCCGCCCTGGTGCAGGATTATGCTGAGGGTAGTGAAAGAGTTTTGCCTGAAGTGGCCACTTCGTGCCCGGAAGGGAGCGGCGTGATTTTCTTTTTCATGGGGTAATCAACGTGAATAAGAAAGTTTGTGCAGCGAATAAAGCAATTCATTTTTCACTAACGGCAAACTTGGGGACAGTTTCGAGCTGCAGGTTAGTTTCAGCatactttttttatgaatttgttaaaaaaaacaagtcttCTATTTATATTTGGGAATTCAGCATATTTCTCTTGCTTATTTTGGCAATTACATAAACATTTTaggaaaatatattaaatatatttattaactcaggaattctgaaaatttgataaGGAGGTTCTTTCATAAAAGATAACTGTTACATCTACAGAActgtatttatttaattaatcaAAGGTCTCAGCGTACAGTAATAGATCATCTCCACGACACTTATCGCGGTCACACCCAAGAACAACGCCAGCAATCCCCCGGAATGTGATACAAAATCAATCAACCCGTACCGAATCGTTCTGGTTGTCGCGTAAAAGTGATCCTCTCCATATCTTATCGTTACATCGGTAAAATTCCCTCCATCCAACATCTCCTTCCTAGTCACTTCACTACCATAACTCACATAATTACACGCCGGCAAGCAATTACAGGTTTTCACAAAGTACTGCGACAGCGGAAATTGCTCCGTCCGAGCTAGGATTATAGCTTCTTTATCAAGTTGATCATCCGACTGGTAGCTGTTGTTGCACAGTTTGGCGTTGGAATCCCTTGGCATGTACGCCAGAACGCACTTTTTCTTCTGCAGAAAGAAGTTGGTCCGACATTCTAGCTCACAGTTGTCTTTGGTGTAGGTCCGGAAGAATCGCAGGTAACGTTTGCCCTCGAAATAACACTTGGTGCTGCAAGAAGGGGGTCGTTACGAGGGTTAGTCGGGAATGTTAGTGTCTTACCTTTTCGACGGATAGTAACTCATATAAGGGCATGCATTCAATGCAGTGGGTTTGATGGTAACGTCCACGACTTCTGAGGATCTGACTTGTACACCATTCTTGCCTTTTCCTGGGAAATCCGCAGGATTATGCAAGAATATCGTAACTTGAGCAGAATCGCCGCATTCGTCATCCTGGAAAGTCTCGTTGAACTTCAGCTTCAGCTTGAGGTGGTATCTTCCTGAGAGGTCGACCGCAGGTCGAGGATAATACTTCAGAAACACTCCGTAATTGGCGTAACCACTTTGGAGACTCCAGTTCTCCTTTGACTTTGTGGCGTTCGAAAGGATCAAGTCTGGAGCAATGCTGTAGAGAGATTTTGAACTATATATTTCGCATTTCAAGAGCAACTTTTAATACTAACACATCCCGGTTGAACAATTCATCAGCCGCCACGTTGTTAAAGCTGTAGCACACTCCATTCTCAGTTCGAGTCTCCGTGAACAGCGACTTGCAGATGTCGCACTGGTGATGCCAACACACTTGTTCGCAGAACCGGTCCAGCGCCACAATCCGGGACAAGCACTGTGCTCGTTGATCCTCCCGCAAGCCGCTGCTCAACTGACCACAGATGGTCACAGCCGGAAAGGGAATGCTCCAAATCGGCGAAGGTTCTTCGTTCGGGACTTTAATTGCCAGCTGATACGAAATCCGTTTCCAACAAATCATCAGAAAGAATACACAAAACACACTGCCCGTTACGAGGATCGTCAACCAGAACAATCGTTCGATCAGCTTAAGCTCACTGCTGAACACATATTTGATGCCAAAGAACGATGTATTCCTTAGATATTCCCGGAAAAAGCTCTCCTTCTGTTCCGTAACTACATCGTCTTCTTCAAGATTCAAATGATCTACACCATTCTCCTGAGTTACGACCCGTTTTGCAGCATCGCTTTTCGTGTCCGACTCGTCCATTTCCGGTCCGAAGAGTTCCAACTCCACAGCTGAAATACCGCAACTATTCCAACAGTCAGCATTTTTATATATTAATTTTCGGGGACTATCTTAACGTTAATCCACTTTCCAAAGGGTTATCGAGAGGCCCCACGGTTTGATGAATGGTAATTGAGTGCGTCATGCCTGTTAATTACTCATCCGGGCCAAAATTAGGGGACGCCAATTTTGTGGGCGATGGGACAGTTGTTTGATAAGCatcgagggttttttttttgttttggtcgaCGTCGTAAAGGACACCGTGGGTGGGATAGATATGCAAATGAGCGGTCTACGAGCATCGCCGGTATCGTTTAGTCACACCTTCCGGCCTTGGACGAGGCGCTAATTTATTCCACTTTGATGACTCGTGCTAGGCCTACCCACGTAATAAGTTAATTAATTTTTGGTGAGCAGTATTTCACACCTCTGCGTgtaattgtttctttttttgagtttaaattTATAGACTTTTCACATATATTCAAAATCTGAAAACCGAATTACGTCAAAAAGGCAATGCATTTCCATAAACCTCTAATGCGGTAACACGTTCATCTCAATACCAAAGGAAAACCCACATAAATATTCACTTCCGGATGAAGAAACCCCACCCCATTGCTTCCAAGAAACTACCAAATCAGCATATGAGTGTGCTACTTTGAATATGTACGCAAATATACATAACCACAAAGATGGAACAACCCGAAAATATCTTCCAAGACGACACACCGACGACCGTCGCCTCAACCCAACACTCTCTCCCATAGTATAGTATGATGaggacgatgatgatgacgacgacgacgccggcgATGGTTCGTTGAAGGGATCGTTGTGGGATTTTCAAATCTCAACAGGTTCCTGCACTTAAGGGTATTTTCGCATTTTCCGATCACCCATCAGCAGCTTCTCCGGACCCTTCTCCCCGAATCACGGAATAGGTTTTCTTAAGGAAGTCTTCAGGTATGTGGGTGGGAAGCTGAAGCGAGAGGAAAtcttgaataaatatttttacaatcgaACCCCTTTCTCTGCTGGAAATGTGCAGTGGGGAAGTTGACATTGTTGCGAAAACCCGAACATGTCACACAGAAGCGTAAAGATGCCTGGAAAGTGCCACTTTGGCACTGATTCAAATTCAAGGCATTTTCACTTACAAGGCAATTTCtcagaagaaaagcaaaaatttttccaatgtattttttttattttttttatgaaactgtatgacaaagaagaaattttgcatcattagtttgtccatacaagtcttcatgcAGTttaggcagctgtccatacaaaaaggctattaaaatattcaaaaatatgtgtcTTGAGAAagaaatttctgatcaatttgatttCTTTGGCAATGTTCTAGATATTGCTTAGAATGTCTCGGAATAAAatagttacactctaaaaaaaataccatatcACCAAAATACTCGCGATGcgcaaaatatctatttttgaaaaatctcgcCTTTGGAtatgtttaaaatcaaaaaaatcctttgatCTGCGACACAAGTTGATCTACATAAATTTGGaagtaaatttttagaaaaaaatcatatttttttgtaaatagtggaaaaagttaaaatacGTTTTTGACTAAAagtaatttacataaaatttaatatcatgtaccgtttccttaaaaaaaaacattttcaaaattttcaaatcaaccctGAAGGCCCCAAAACACTAACCATATCAAATAATAGGGCTGATTTGAAACTATCCTTGCTTGAatatattttaaagcaaatttgtaAGAATCTATCCgatctttatgaaaaaaaaaaacaaattctcagAGACAGTGAAGCTAAGTCATGAAttctacagaaaaaaaagtaacgcttttaaccaaaaaatattgttaaaacggTGCAAACTTCATTTTATTAACGCTTTGATTGATCTAAAAGTTCCtaatgataatttgaagttattttaaacgtttttttttgtttttttttggcattGGCATATTATATGGCAACATTAAGTTAtttcttgaatattttatttagagcaggggtgctcaaaattttaaaatgacggGCCTAATTTAAAGCTCACATGAGCTTGCTGGCCAAAtgtgcaacaaaaaaatatttgaaaaattaaattagatttttacaATCATAAAACTGAGGATTTCATTTATCacctgatgttttttttatttcacgtattttttttttaattttgtcattgaaatatttgagaacaaaaaattaaattatacccACAGTTTTGTTCTAAAAAGCTTTGTTTCAATtggttcaaatttattaaaaatcaacaaaatctaaTTGCTCAAGATGTTTAAATGCCATTGCTGAACAAAATCGTAATTTAACAAAtgtaatgaaaatgaaaaaaggtattttcattgaattttaaattataattaaaaataatattttaaaaaggggTGACACCAACTTCAAGTTAGCAacttttgtctgcctgaatcagataTTTGGCAATTAGATTCATAATCCCAATTTCATGAGTTCGGTTCTCGAGGTAAATGCAAAACAAGTTTGggataaaaactttgaaaataatatGGAATTCCAATATTTTTAGCTATTTTTACAGTTTCCtactttaatcaaatttgaatgctttatcgctcaaataaaaaaatctttgatgaaATTTCggacaaaaaacaattttcaattacaTTTTCACTTTTGGAATGAATAAAccaattcttttattttaacaaaatataaaaaaggttaaaaaggcTGAAACTAAActatactttttttgaaaaatgaaatcaatttacagaCAACAAGGGCCAATTTGCATGATCTTTCAAAATGGGTTcgtgggccacaaaaaatcatctcGCGGGCctcgtttggcccgcgggccatactttggtcacccctgatttAGAGGAAGGTACCATATattggggtgacattgataggttgaagatttttttgcaaaacaaaaaacacgaaCGGAATGGTATGAAACTCTACTGGCTTTGTAGAGAAGAACCTTAAGAAGTagtttttaacataatttaaaaagtttgcatAGGCAGTTAACAATAATCAGGATATCATTGAAAATAGTATCATGTGAAtactctcaaagtgtcatgtttttctcaatcaaaaaaaaatttaatataaaatggACAgcattatcgattttttttgtaaattttacgcTAAGAACGCTTAAAATTAACTTCTAAGTTACGAGTTTTTAGTGTTATTGAACcagaattcaataaaaaaaaaagctaaaaatgtACAGATATTTCTCgtacacattaaaaaatgtgtaaattctaAAGGTGTAAATTGGATGGTTGAATtatacctcttttatgataaaattttacctCAGTTGAGACTATGAATGTggcattacatcagaaaagtagtaaatttacacaattttagaGGTAAAgggtacacattttttttctgacattccCAGATATAatgttaccatgattttttactgtgtagaacaACACAATTTTCAgctaattttaagatttttgaaaagtattgaatagaaaaacatttcaaattaagaaaattattgGGTggaaagtttgacttgtttaatGTGACAGTCAAAATCACAATgtgtttaacggtgcacatcaaccagattTCTGATTCACACATTTtagtttcttcaaaaatacATGATCCGAAGAAATACAATTTACATGTTTTACAACAACTTATTATTCAGCAGTGGTTTAAACCACGTAAAGAAAAGATACATTAccccaaaaatgtttaaaatcccACAACTACAAGCATAACTCACGCGTTGGGTCTGCATAAATCACTGAAACGGCGAGATAAATCTTATTTAGAGAAAACAGTCATTAGCAGCACGgcaataaaaatgtgttttaattaCCCACTGTTCTACTCTTTCAGAACAGACAGAGAACAACCCTTTCGTTCCGTAATTAATGTTAACTTTCAGGATTCGCTCTGGCATATATattcaaaacgaccaaaaaatccgtcggcgacgacgacgaccgccATATGAGAAGATAATCATCTTCTTAATAAATATCTCGTATATATGCAAGAAAATGGCTTTTCGGGGTTAATAATTTAATGTGCGTGTGGCCTTTGGCAAATACAGAGTGGCAATCTTCACCGGCTGACATCATTAATATAAATTATCCTCCTGGTGAGAATTTTCCCGGGACCCTTAAAGAGACCACATTTGCCTACAACCAACAGTGCCAGTGTATAGTCATGTGGAAATAGGTGTGCCCAAA
Protein-coding sequences here:
- the LOC6042367 gene encoding pickpocket protein 28 — protein: MDESDTKSDAAKRVVTQENGVDHLNLEEDDVVTEQKESFFREYLRNTSFFGIKYVFSSELKLIERLFWLTILVTGSVFCVFFLMICWKRISYQLAIKVPNEEPSPIWSIPFPAVTICGQLSSGLREDQRAQCLSRIVALDRFCEQVCWHHQCDICKSLFTETRTENGVCYSFNNVAADELFNRDVIAPDLILSNATKSKENWSLQSGYANYGVFLKYYPRPAVDLSGRYHLKLKLKFNETFQDDECGDSAQVTIFLHNPADFPGKGKNGVQVRSSEVVDVTIKPTALNACPYMSYYPSKSTKCYFEGKRYLRFFRTYTKDNCELECRTNFFLQKKKCVLAYMPRDSNAKLCNNSYQSDDQLDKEAIILARTEQFPLSQYFVKTCNCLPACNYLVTNK